One uncultured Carboxylicivirga sp. genomic window, AAGAAAATGGTTTGATTGCAAAACCGACTCATGAGCATATTATTCGGTTTGCACCTCCATTAGTTATTAATGAAGAGCAACTGCACGAAGCTATAGCAATCATTAAAAATACAATTACTCAATTTGAGTAAATAATTCCGTGTTACAATTTTCTTAAAATGGTGCTGACAATCAGCGCCATTTTTTCTTAGAAATTCAGTTGTTTCCACCCCTCTTTCAGGCGCTGAGTAACAGGTAATCCCATCGGTTTTACATCAAAATCCAAATTTCTTAGATCATCTGCTACACCATACATATCGGCACAATTAACACAAGCCTCAATAATAACACCATCAGTTTTCATCTGTAAAACCTTTTCCTTGACTGTTTCATCCTCTAAAAGCAACTTGACAGATGGTCCCCAGACAATAAGGT contains:
- a CDS encoding DsrE family protein, whose amino-acid sequence is MKKQDKLMVIWSSGDPEVAIKVCLMYTHAAAKNKWFDIVNLIVWGPSVKLLLEDETVKEKVLQMKTDGVIIEACVNCADMYGVADDLRNLDFDVKPMGLPVTQRLKEGWKQLNF